From one Alicyclobacillus acidocaldarius subsp. acidocaldarius Tc-4-1 genomic stretch:
- the tnpB gene encoding IS66 family insertion sequence element accessory protein TnpB (TnpB, as the term is used for proteins encoded by IS66 family insertion elements, is considered an accessory protein, since TnpC, encoded by a neighboring gene, is a DDE family transposase.) — MRKSIDGLAALVQASFQLDPFSPCLFVFCNRQRDKLKILHWSHNGFWLYYRRLERGRFDWPETGDAKTMVITRRELNWLLDGLPLEQPKAHRAVHVRSAI, encoded by the coding sequence ATGCGCAAATCCATTGACGGACTCGCCGCACTCGTTCAGGCGTCGTTTCAACTCGATCCGTTTTCGCCATGCCTGTTTGTCTTCTGCAATCGGCAACGGGACAAGCTCAAAATCTTGCACTGGTCGCACAACGGCTTTTGGCTGTACTATCGGCGCTTAGAGCGCGGTCGATTCGATTGGCCAGAGACAGGAGATGCCAAGACCATGGTGATCACACGGCGAGAGCTGAACTGGCTCCTGGATGGCCTGCCGCTCGAGCAGCCGAAAGCGCATCGAGCTGTGCATGTCCGTTCTGCGATTTAA
- a CDS encoding class I adenylate-forming enzyme family protein, which produces MRGANMIPGYYRQPENTRRMFDDEGWFHSADIVRVDEAGYCTFVARRDDLINRGGYKIDPRAIEEVLYAHPRVGQAAVVAMPDPRLGQRAACFIVPKHPGDVLTLEEVQAFLRDRGVSKSHWPEAVQMIDSFPMTSTGKFQRFALRELAARLRPGAGGEGEDSRL; this is translated from the coding sequence GTGCGCGGCGCGAACATGATCCCCGGCTATTATCGGCAGCCGGAAAACACGCGCCGCATGTTTGATGATGAGGGCTGGTTTCACTCGGCGGACATTGTGCGGGTGGACGAAGCGGGGTATTGCACGTTTGTGGCGCGCCGCGACGACCTCATCAATCGAGGCGGCTACAAAATCGATCCCCGGGCCATCGAGGAGGTGCTGTACGCCCATCCGCGCGTGGGGCAGGCGGCGGTAGTGGCGATGCCGGACCCTCGCCTCGGCCAGCGCGCCGCATGTTTTATTGTGCCAAAGCATCCGGGCGACGTGCTGACCCTGGAGGAGGTCCAGGCGTTCTTGCGCGATCGCGGCGTAAGCAAGTCGCACTGGCCAGAGGCAGTTCAGATGATTGACAGCTTCCCCATGACGAGCACGGGCAAGTTTCAGCGCTTCGCCCTGCGCGAGCTCGCCGCGCGACTTCGCCCAGGGGCGGGCGGAGAGGGAGAGGATTCCCGCCTGTGA
- a CDS encoding IS3 family transposase: MHAHRSELSVQKMCQLLRVSRSGYYAWCKRPESQRAKRRKRLIRRIHELFVESRRLYGSPKVTALLRREGERIAQKTVARWMKEHGLRSRTVRKHKATTASQHTYPVHKNVLDQRFVTEHPGQVYMADITYIPTDEGWLYLASVEDLYTRKM, translated from the coding sequence ATCCATGCACACCGCTCCGAGCTTTCGGTTCAGAAGATGTGCCAACTCCTACGGGTTTCTCGGAGCGGGTATTACGCCTGGTGCAAACGCCCGGAAAGCCAACGTGCGAAGCGACGCAAGCGCTTGATTCGACGGATTCACGAGTTGTTTGTGGAGTCCAGGCGCTTGTACGGCAGTCCGAAGGTTACGGCACTTCTTCGTCGAGAAGGAGAACGCATTGCTCAAAAGACCGTGGCGCGTTGGATGAAAGAGCACGGCCTCCGAAGCCGGACGGTGCGCAAGCACAAGGCCACCACGGCGTCGCAACACACGTATCCTGTGCACAAGAACGTGCTCGACCAACGCTTTGTGACGGAGCATCCCGGTCAGGTGTACATGGCCGATATCACGTACATCCCGACCGACGAGGGGTGGCTGTATCTGGCGAGCGTGGAGGACTTGTATACTCGAAAGATGTAA
- a CDS encoding glycosyltransferase family 87 protein — protein MKEWQGLGRLHFLGYDYAFFYNAFLHVMAGQTDWRHLYDPAAERAFLTAHGYPMDPHNHYVYPPQFAWMFAWLALLPFGASLALWRVMSIAAGIFGVYWTMKTLWPRIRRGHLFLAVAATLTLTPFQLDFAVGNVNTILFAFLALAFYAVYRLDKPTLGSIALAAAALIKVTPLAILLAFAIQGRWNVVARTLLVLGLGVLSSFLFLGWESTAAYATHFLQFGRQSMANGPAPYNQSLLGVLELLWDKGRAGPLSPDLGLVFDGYAVALLFVIGAAMRRKPWTCDASRLGLTALLPVAVSPLVEQPHMVLTLPALLASLHLIRRHPRTPARRTYAGLLAAAYVLQTLPVTFLVNHVTRFAPSLYWLHIQMFISFACVLGALLVMACRSRAQPVTRTPVVG, from the coding sequence GTGAAGGAATGGCAAGGACTGGGCCGCCTCCACTTTCTAGGCTACGACTACGCCTTCTTTTACAACGCGTTTTTGCACGTAATGGCCGGGCAGACGGACTGGCGCCATCTGTACGATCCGGCGGCGGAACGCGCATTTTTGACGGCCCACGGTTATCCGATGGATCCGCATAATCATTACGTGTATCCGCCCCAGTTCGCGTGGATGTTCGCCTGGCTGGCCCTTCTCCCCTTCGGCGCATCGCTCGCCTTGTGGCGCGTGATGTCCATTGCGGCGGGGATATTCGGCGTCTACTGGACCATGAAGACGCTGTGGCCGCGAATCCGGCGGGGACACCTCTTCCTCGCCGTCGCGGCCACGCTCACACTGACGCCTTTTCAGTTGGACTTTGCCGTCGGCAACGTGAATACCATCCTGTTTGCGTTCCTGGCACTCGCGTTCTACGCCGTCTATCGCCTGGACAAGCCGACGTTGGGCTCCATCGCCTTGGCTGCAGCGGCGCTCATCAAGGTGACGCCACTTGCGATTTTGCTCGCCTTCGCCATCCAGGGGCGATGGAACGTCGTGGCGCGTACGCTGCTGGTCCTAGGATTGGGCGTCCTCTCATCGTTTCTCTTCCTAGGCTGGGAGAGTACGGCGGCGTACGCCACGCACTTTCTGCAGTTCGGGAGACAGAGCATGGCGAATGGCCCTGCTCCCTACAACCAATCGCTTCTTGGCGTACTCGAGCTTCTGTGGGACAAGGGGCGAGCCGGCCCATTGTCTCCTGACTTGGGTCTCGTGTTTGACGGGTACGCTGTCGCGCTGTTGTTCGTCATCGGTGCCGCGATGCGGAGAAAGCCGTGGACGTGCGACGCAAGTCGCCTGGGGCTGACCGCGCTTCTACCTGTGGCCGTTTCACCGCTGGTGGAACAGCCGCACATGGTGCTCACGCTGCCAGCGCTTCTGGCTTCGCTCCACCTGATCCGGCGGCACCCGCGCACACCGGCGCGCCGGACGTATGCGGGGCTGCTCGCCGCCGCATACGTCCTGCAGACACTCCCCGTCACGTTTCTTGTCAACCATGTGACGCGATTCGCACCTTCGCTGTACTGGCTGCACATTCAGATGTTCATTTCGTTCGCCTGCGTCCTGGGTGCCCTTCTGGTGATGGCTTGCCGCAGCAGAGCGCAGCCCGTGACGCGCACGCCTGTCGTGGGCTGA
- a CDS encoding SDR family NAD(P)-dependent oxidoreductase, whose translation MKLEDRVAIVTGGARGIGRAICERFAAEGAHVAVVDLDLDAARETSERLCGMGAEAVAVRADVTRRDEVQAMVGKVMEQFGRIDILVNNAGWDRIELFLDSREETWEKILATNLKSVLYTCHAVLPHMVARSYGKVVNIGSDAARVGSTGEAVYAAAKGGVIAFSKTIAREMAKHRINVNVVCPGPARTPLFQEIAGQNDKLASALERAIPFRRLAEPEEIASAVAFLASDDARFITGQTLSVSGGLTMA comes from the coding sequence ATGAAGCTGGAAGATAGGGTCGCCATCGTGACGGGAGGCGCGCGGGGGATCGGGCGGGCCATCTGCGAGCGCTTCGCGGCGGAGGGGGCTCACGTGGCCGTGGTCGATCTCGACCTGGACGCGGCTCGCGAGACGAGCGAGCGCCTCTGCGGGATGGGCGCCGAGGCGGTGGCGGTGCGCGCGGACGTCACGCGTCGAGACGAGGTCCAGGCGATGGTCGGGAAGGTGATGGAGCAGTTCGGGCGGATCGACATCCTGGTGAACAACGCCGGCTGGGACCGCATCGAACTGTTCCTCGACAGCCGGGAGGAGACGTGGGAGAAGATCCTTGCTACCAATTTGAAGAGCGTCCTGTACACGTGCCACGCAGTGTTGCCGCATATGGTGGCCCGCTCGTACGGCAAGGTGGTGAATATCGGCTCCGATGCGGCGCGGGTGGGATCCACGGGGGAGGCGGTTTACGCCGCGGCGAAGGGCGGCGTGATCGCATTTTCGAAGACGATTGCGCGGGAAATGGCGAAGCACCGCATCAACGTGAATGTGGTGTGCCCGGGGCCGGCCAGAACGCCTCTCTTTCAGGAGATTGCCGGGCAGAACGACAAATTGGCGAGCGCGCTGGAGCGGGCCATTCCATTTCGACGGCTCGCGGAACCGGAGGAAATCGCGAGCGCCGTGGCGTTTCTGGCGTCCGATGACGCCCGATTCATCACCGGGCAGACGCTGAGCGTGTCGGGCGGCCTGACGATGGCATAG
- a CDS encoding LacI family DNA-binding transcriptional regulator: protein MATRVDVARRAGVSPTTVSRVLNENGYVAADVRERVLQAIKELNYVPNRMARSLKMKRCGQFTCIISSLSNPFYHEVLLGIERAALERGYTFSLYNVTRDREAYMKLILEGFYDGLMVLTPYEVMNVVDLKELSHKIPICIYKDRSSDFGLPHVHVDLYRAMRRNVEYLIELGHRDIAFLGEYDDREENPRYAGYLDAMREHGLVAGDPLVQLVPYLRDTMSAGYERTASMLDQGIRFTAIAASNDLLALGAIRALSERGVRVPQDVSVIGIDDVELARMSTPALTTARIPKADVGAKLVQLLLDQVEGLASGPRSVELPTELIVRESTCSVRAYKV, encoded by the coding sequence ATGGCCACGAGGGTGGATGTGGCGCGAAGGGCAGGCGTCTCGCCGACCACGGTCTCGAGGGTCCTGAATGAAAACGGATACGTAGCGGCGGACGTTCGCGAGCGTGTGCTCCAAGCCATCAAGGAATTGAATTACGTGCCCAATCGCATGGCGCGCAGCCTGAAGATGAAGCGGTGCGGGCAATTCACCTGCATCATTTCCTCGTTGAGCAACCCTTTCTATCACGAGGTGCTCCTCGGCATCGAGCGGGCAGCCTTGGAGCGCGGCTACACGTTCTCGCTGTACAACGTGACGCGGGATCGCGAGGCGTACATGAAGCTCATTTTGGAGGGCTTTTACGACGGCCTCATGGTGCTGACGCCTTACGAAGTCATGAACGTCGTGGACCTGAAGGAGTTGTCGCACAAAATCCCCATTTGTATTTATAAGGACCGCAGTTCGGATTTCGGGCTGCCTCACGTGCACGTGGATCTGTACCGGGCCATGCGGCGGAACGTCGAATATCTGATTGAGCTCGGCCACCGCGACATCGCCTTCCTCGGCGAGTACGACGATCGCGAAGAGAATCCACGGTACGCGGGTTACTTGGACGCGATGCGCGAACATGGTCTCGTGGCCGGAGATCCCTTGGTGCAACTCGTTCCGTACCTGCGCGACACCATGTCGGCGGGGTACGAGCGAACCGCGTCGATGCTGGATCAAGGCATTCGCTTCACCGCGATTGCCGCTTCCAACGACCTGTTGGCACTCGGCGCCATCCGAGCGCTTTCCGAACGTGGGGTTCGGGTCCCTCAGGATGTCTCGGTGATTGGCATCGACGACGTGGAGCTCGCGCGCATGTCGACTCCAGCCCTGACCACGGCACGCATTCCGAAGGCGGATGTGGGCGCGAAACTGGTTCAGTTGCTCTTGGATCAGGTGGAGGGTTTGGCATCGGGCCCCCGAAGTGTCGAATTGCCGACGGAACTCATCGTCCGGGAGTCGACGTGTAGCGTACGAGCGTATAAAGTTTGA
- the tnpC gene encoding IS66 family transposase has translation MTQENGTILMTEQEYEALQREKEQLRQQVAYLEEQIHLLRHRLFGASSEKRRKTPAESDSVQLPLFNEAEVEADAQPSEETGEADAEVTSEGVETETITYERRKPRAARERDAWLYQGEADEVVEYRLSDDERVCSKCAGELHEMSREITRRVKIIPAQMKKVEYVRYVYACRHCEAQDVETPVVRAPMPRPVQAKSLATPEAVAYVMTKKFVDGMPLYRQEQQFARHGYPLSRQTLANWVVHAAETWLEPLYAKLRQVLLAQRYLHADETTLQVLHEAGRAAQTQSYMWVYRSGMDGPPMVLYDYQETRSAEHPRRFLAGFQGYLHVDGYAGYEGLPDVTLVGCWAHARRKFDEALKAVPPKERKGKTAAEEGLSYCNALYAVEKKLKNASAEERQRVRMAKSKPILDAFLAWLEKQEQQMLPKSALGRAVNYGLKQWPKLIRYVEDGHLEIDNNRCERSLKPFVIGRKNWLFANTPRGARASAVTYSIVETAKENGLNPTAYLTYLFERMPNMDLKDEAAFEALLPWSEGLPDGIRVRN, from the coding sequence ATGACGCAGGAGAACGGCACCATCCTCATGACCGAACAAGAATACGAAGCCCTTCAGCGAGAAAAGGAGCAATTGCGCCAACAGGTGGCCTACCTGGAGGAGCAGATCCATCTGCTCCGTCATCGTCTGTTTGGGGCTTCCAGTGAAAAGCGGCGCAAGACCCCGGCTGAGTCGGACAGCGTCCAGCTCCCGTTGTTCAACGAAGCCGAAGTCGAGGCGGACGCCCAACCTTCGGAAGAGACCGGGGAAGCCGATGCAGAAGTGACGTCGGAAGGCGTGGAGACGGAGACCATCACGTATGAGCGCCGGAAGCCTCGTGCGGCACGGGAGCGTGACGCCTGGCTGTATCAGGGCGAAGCAGACGAGGTCGTCGAATACCGACTGTCAGATGACGAGCGAGTCTGCTCGAAATGTGCGGGTGAGCTTCACGAGATGAGCCGTGAGATCACGCGACGCGTGAAAATCATCCCGGCGCAGATGAAAAAAGTCGAGTACGTGCGGTACGTGTACGCCTGCCGGCACTGTGAAGCGCAGGACGTGGAGACCCCTGTGGTGCGCGCGCCGATGCCGAGGCCGGTGCAGGCGAAGAGTCTCGCGACGCCAGAAGCGGTGGCATACGTGATGACGAAGAAGTTCGTCGACGGGATGCCATTGTACCGGCAAGAGCAACAGTTTGCGCGGCACGGGTATCCGCTGTCCCGCCAAACGCTGGCGAATTGGGTGGTGCACGCGGCGGAGACGTGGTTAGAGCCGCTCTATGCGAAACTTCGCCAAGTGCTCCTGGCTCAGCGCTATCTGCATGCGGACGAAACGACTCTGCAAGTGTTGCATGAAGCCGGGCGCGCGGCGCAGACCCAGTCGTACATGTGGGTGTACCGGAGCGGTATGGACGGACCGCCTATGGTCCTGTACGACTACCAGGAAACGCGGAGCGCGGAGCATCCGCGACGGTTCTTGGCAGGGTTTCAAGGGTATCTGCACGTGGATGGATACGCGGGCTATGAGGGCTTGCCGGATGTCACCCTTGTAGGATGTTGGGCACATGCGCGGCGAAAGTTTGACGAAGCCCTAAAGGCAGTGCCTCCCAAGGAGCGAAAGGGCAAGACGGCTGCCGAAGAAGGATTGTCGTATTGCAACGCGCTGTATGCGGTGGAGAAGAAGCTGAAGAACGCAAGCGCCGAAGAGCGACAACGTGTGCGGATGGCCAAAAGTAAGCCCATCCTGGACGCGTTTTTGGCATGGCTTGAAAAGCAGGAACAGCAGATGTTGCCGAAGAGCGCGTTAGGACGGGCGGTGAATTATGGCCTGAAGCAGTGGCCCAAGCTGATTCGGTACGTCGAAGACGGGCATTTGGAGATCGACAACAACCGATGCGAGCGGTCATTGAAGCCGTTTGTGATCGGACGGAAGAACTGGCTTTTTGCCAATACGCCGCGAGGAGCACGGGCCAGTGCTGTGACATACAGCATCGTGGAGACAGCGAAGGAGAATGGACTGAATCCGACCGCGTATTTGACGTATCTCTTTGAACGGATGCCGAACATGGACCTCAAGGATGAAGCGGCGTTCGAGGCATTGTTGCCTTGGTCAGAAGGGCTCCCTGATGGGATTCGAGTGAGAAATTGA
- a CDS encoding transposase produces the protein MTQKYNKEFKLHAVELALESDRPASEVARDLRISPKSLYGWIAKYREDPDHPFVGSGHLRPDAQAQRDLERENRRLREENEILKKAVRIFTHDRK, from the coding sequence GTGACACAGAAGTACAACAAAGAATTTAAACTGCACGCAGTAGAGTTGGCGCTCGAGAGTGACAGACCGGCGAGTGAAGTGGCTCGTGATCTCCGGATTTCCCCGAAGAGCTTGTATGGGTGGATCGCCAAGTATCGTGAGGATCCCGATCACCCCTTTGTTGGAAGTGGACACCTGCGCCCGGATGCACAAGCCCAACGCGATTTGGAGCGGGAAAACCGACGTTTGCGCGAGGAGAACGAGATCCTAAAAAAAGCTGTGCGCATCTTCACGCACGACCGGAAGTAG
- a CDS encoding acyl-CoA dehydrogenase family protein, with amino-acid sequence MDFAFSEEQVQWREVLRDFARRELAPKYAHWDRTGAFPRDLWKAMGRLGLTGLRVSPRYGGSGADCLTTGIAAEEIARGDFNAAYAVMLNALLAEVLEPHASEAVKREWLAPMAAGERLIAIAITEPGAGSDVAHMAARAERVGTGYVLTGEKSGISLASVADAFVVFAKTQPDAGARGVSAFLVPREAPGVSVHRYDDMGNVAIGRGSVFLERVEVPVDHRIGEENRAFYQLMRGFDLSRVLICLQCLGAAMQSLDETAEHVRRRRAFGRSLAQFQGVAFPLVEYHTQIEMIRWFSYRALWLRDRGLPHTKEASMCKWLGPQVAAQAIHECILLHGHYGYTKDLPLEQRLRDVIGLEIGDGTAQTQKIVIAREWLGKDYKPC; translated from the coding sequence GTGGACTTTGCGTTCTCCGAAGAGCAAGTACAATGGCGCGAGGTCCTACGAGACTTCGCGCGGCGCGAACTGGCGCCGAAATACGCTCATTGGGACCGAACGGGTGCTTTTCCGCGGGATTTATGGAAGGCCATGGGCCGTCTCGGGCTCACGGGGCTACGGGTGTCGCCGAGGTATGGCGGTAGCGGGGCGGACTGTTTGACCACTGGGATCGCCGCCGAAGAGATCGCCCGCGGCGACTTCAACGCCGCGTACGCTGTCATGCTGAACGCGCTTTTGGCCGAGGTCCTCGAGCCGCACGCCTCGGAGGCCGTGAAGCGCGAGTGGCTCGCTCCCATGGCCGCAGGCGAGCGGCTCATCGCCATCGCCATCACGGAGCCAGGCGCCGGATCGGACGTCGCCCACATGGCTGCGCGCGCGGAGCGCGTTGGCACTGGATACGTCCTCACGGGGGAGAAGTCGGGCATCTCGCTGGCCTCCGTCGCCGATGCGTTTGTCGTGTTCGCCAAGACGCAACCGGACGCGGGCGCGAGAGGCGTGAGCGCCTTTCTAGTCCCGAGAGAGGCGCCGGGCGTGTCGGTACATCGCTACGACGATATGGGCAACGTGGCCATTGGCCGCGGGTCAGTGTTCCTGGAGCGCGTGGAGGTGCCCGTTGACCATCGCATCGGCGAAGAAAATCGGGCCTTTTACCAGCTAATGCGGGGCTTCGACCTGAGCCGCGTGCTCATCTGCCTGCAGTGTCTTGGCGCGGCGATGCAGTCGCTCGATGAGACGGCGGAGCATGTGAGGCGCAGGCGCGCGTTCGGTCGCTCGCTCGCTCAGTTTCAGGGTGTCGCGTTTCCTCTGGTGGAGTATCACACCCAGATCGAGATGATCCGCTGGTTCAGCTACCGGGCGCTGTGGTTGCGCGATCGCGGCCTTCCGCACACGAAGGAAGCGTCGATGTGCAAGTGGCTCGGCCCGCAGGTAGCGGCGCAGGCCATCCACGAGTGCATCCTGCTTCACGGCCACTATGGCTACACGAAAGATCTGCCGCTCGAGCAGCGGCTGCGGGACGTGATTGGGCTCGAAATCGGCGATGGCACGGCGCAGACGCAGAAGATCGTCATTGCGCGAGAGTGGCTGGGCAAAGACTACAAACCGTGCTGA
- the tnpA gene encoding IS66 family insertion sequence element accessory protein TnpA — MSHQERRELWRERIAAFYDSGQSASQFCAEHGLKPHQFWYWLRRLRNETAPGTHDTTFVSVVTTSSPSDAGRSPLTLRIGSVEIDVRPGYDASTLAELIRLVMHVC; from the coding sequence ATGTCTCACCAGGAGCGTCGTGAGCTTTGGCGTGAACGTATCGCTGCCTTCTACGACAGCGGCCAGTCCGCCAGTCAGTTTTGCGCTGAGCACGGTCTGAAACCCCATCAGTTCTGGTACTGGCTTCGCCGACTACGAAACGAAACCGCACCTGGCACGCATGACACGACGTTCGTGTCGGTCGTGACAACCTCTTCACCTTCGGACGCAGGCCGTTCGCCCCTGACCCTGCGCATTGGTTCGGTCGAGATTGACGTCCGTCCCGGCTATGACGCGTCGACACTTGCTGAGCTCATTCGGCTCGTGATGCATGTTTGCTAG
- a CDS encoding DDE-type integrase/transposase/recombinase: protein MCSRIQEPSRGLMMTFSSDERMKAMWVSVYAYRKIVGWRADARMTKELCLDALDQAYRRGRRRQGCVTLHHSDRGSQYVKIPVENEHKPKKRARNVGSKLGVKSFFCTPKSLALQGLRNLQNALLPRTKQTVP, encoded by the coding sequence ATGTGCTCTCGCATACAAGAACCCTCCCGTGGCTTGATGATGACATTTTCAAGCGACGAGAGGATGAAAGCCATGTGGGTCTCAGTTTACGCTTACCGAAAGATCGTCGGATGGCGTGCGGATGCACGCATGACGAAAGAACTTTGCTTGGACGCACTTGATCAGGCCTATCGACGAGGACGGCGCAGACAAGGATGTGTCACGCTCCATCATTCGGATCGCGGTAGCCAATACGTCAAAATTCCTGTCGAAAATGAACACAAGCCCAAAAAACGGGCGCGAAATGTGGGCTCGAAGCTTGGGGTGAAGTCCTTTTTTTGTACCCCGAAATCCCTTGCCCTACAAGGACTTAGAAATCTGCAAAACGCTCTACTACCTAGAACGAAGCAAACCGTTCCGTGA
- the menB gene encoding 1,4-dihydroxy-2-naphthoyl-CoA synthase: MSYTDILYEKRDGIAKVIINRPEVLNAFRSLTVREMIDAFRDAWDDPTVGVVVLTGAGDRAFCTGGDQKDRDSEGYTGTGGDLEEGIGLEIETLHGLIRSIPKPVIAAVNGYAIGGGHVLHVLCDLSIASDRAKFGQVGPKVGSFDAGYGTAYLARVVGEKKARELWFLCEQYTAEEALAMGLVNKVVPHERLMDEVEAWCQKILDKSPTALKFLKYSFNADSAHIEGITRLSMASLAMYYRSDEALEGLQAFKEKRKPDFRKFRRRDR, translated from the coding sequence GTGTCGTACACGGATATTCTCTACGAGAAGCGGGACGGGATCGCGAAGGTCATCATCAATCGGCCGGAGGTCTTGAACGCGTTTCGGTCGCTGACCGTGCGCGAGATGATCGACGCGTTTCGGGACGCGTGGGACGATCCGACCGTCGGCGTGGTGGTGCTCACGGGGGCGGGCGATCGCGCCTTTTGCACGGGCGGCGATCAGAAAGACCGCGACAGCGAAGGCTACACGGGTACGGGGGGCGATCTGGAAGAGGGCATTGGGCTCGAGATTGAGACGCTGCACGGTCTGATCCGGAGCATCCCGAAGCCGGTCATTGCAGCCGTGAATGGGTACGCGATTGGTGGGGGGCACGTGCTGCACGTCCTGTGCGATTTGAGCATCGCGTCGGATCGCGCGAAGTTCGGCCAGGTCGGGCCGAAGGTGGGGAGCTTTGACGCCGGCTATGGAACCGCTTACCTCGCGCGCGTGGTGGGCGAGAAGAAGGCGCGTGAACTGTGGTTTTTGTGCGAGCAGTACACGGCAGAGGAGGCGCTCGCGATGGGCCTCGTCAACAAGGTGGTGCCCCACGAGCGGCTGATGGACGAGGTCGAGGCATGGTGTCAGAAGATTCTCGACAAGAGTCCCACGGCGCTCAAGTTCCTCAAGTATTCGTTCAACGCGGACTCGGCGCATATCGAGGGCATCACGCGCCTGTCGATGGCATCCCTCGCGATGTACTACCGCTCTGACGAGGCGCTCGAAGGGCTTCAGGCGTTCAAGGAAAAGCGGAAGCCGGACTTTCGCAAGTTTCGGCGGCGAGATAGGTAG
- a CDS encoding class I adenylate-forming enzyme family protein has protein sequence MNERWEASVERLVSRDDVWLTRRHIEEHLRAGRWTEETFLDLVSLHAAQKPNAPAVIDEDGAVTTYGELERASDQFALGLQAMGVCPGDRVALQLPNTHEFLVALMGTAKAGAISVLCHMPYTEHDLAYVLQLTQPKVAVVMATFRNRDYLAPMRRAAADAGCTLALVAVPQAPDGDTVSYADLLRSAAEGAGDSLHDTRPVAVDPFFIMFTSGTTGRPKAELHLHANNLYWIRQLNQTARFEPAAKWLVVTPIAHLTGLGIGCLGALSRGAPVALLSHWDVQRAVSVMRREQPTYLLGATPMLVDLARADDLTASSVPSLRGIVYAGATCPAEILRSLNTKLGADIFACYGYTEGASRTSRALGTVSTSPACPSGNGWMDSKIRWWMSAGRGSNRLVKENSGCAART, from the coding sequence ATGAACGAGAGATGGGAGGCAAGCGTCGAGCGGCTGGTGTCGCGGGACGACGTGTGGCTGACGCGCCGACACATCGAGGAGCACCTGCGCGCGGGCCGCTGGACCGAGGAGACGTTCCTGGATCTTGTATCGCTGCACGCAGCGCAAAAACCTAACGCACCGGCCGTGATCGACGAGGACGGAGCCGTCACGACGTACGGCGAGCTCGAAAGGGCGTCGGACCAGTTCGCTCTCGGTCTTCAAGCGATGGGGGTGTGTCCAGGCGATCGCGTCGCGCTGCAGTTGCCGAACACGCACGAGTTCCTAGTGGCCCTCATGGGGACGGCCAAGGCGGGCGCGATTTCTGTCCTCTGCCACATGCCGTACACGGAGCACGATCTCGCCTATGTGCTCCAGCTGACACAGCCGAAGGTGGCTGTCGTGATGGCCACCTTTCGCAACCGGGACTATCTTGCGCCCATGCGGCGCGCCGCGGCGGACGCGGGGTGCACGTTGGCGCTTGTCGCCGTGCCGCAAGCCCCGGATGGGGACACCGTTTCCTACGCCGACTTGTTGCGTTCAGCTGCGGAGGGAGCAGGTGACTCGCTCCACGACACGCGCCCGGTCGCTGTGGATCCCTTTTTCATCATGTTCACCTCTGGCACCACAGGGCGGCCCAAGGCAGAACTCCACCTGCATGCCAACAACCTGTACTGGATACGGCAACTGAATCAGACGGCGCGGTTTGAACCAGCGGCGAAGTGGCTCGTTGTGACGCCCATCGCCCACCTCACGGGGCTCGGCATCGGGTGTCTTGGGGCCCTCTCTCGCGGCGCGCCGGTGGCGCTCTTGTCCCACTGGGACGTCCAGCGCGCCGTGTCCGTCATGCGGAGGGAACAGCCCACCTATCTGCTCGGTGCCACGCCCATGCTCGTCGATCTCGCGCGGGCGGACGATCTCACCGCCTCGTCAGTTCCGTCTCTCCGTGGCATCGTCTATGCGGGGGCGACGTGTCCCGCGGAGATCTTGAGGTCGCTCAACACCAAACTCGGCGCCGACATCTTCGCCTGCTATGGATACACGGAGGGGGCGTCACGCACATCACGCGCCCTGGGGACGGTATCGACGTCACCAGCGTGTCCTTCGGGAAACGGCTGGATGGACTCGAAGATCAGGTGGTGGATGAGCGCGGGCAGAGGCTCGAACCGCCTTGTGAAGGAGAACTCTGGGTGCGCGGCGCGAACATGA